The following proteins are encoded in a genomic region of Euzebya sp.:
- a CDS encoding YceI family protein — MPTATPTRPTPTADPHPDRPRRSIARLLVAVAVVLTLLASGIAWYLFRPAPDAVDIQAAVDGTTETSGDTAAATASADVSGTWAVDTTVATFSVTDTTGTFVGFRVAEELANLGAVEAVGRTPEVTGTVTLDGTTLTAGEITADLTAMVSDESRREDAIQEALGTSTSPTATFTVTEAVDLGSDLSDGQVVDVTVPGTLTVNGVSRTVDVTMQVVRSGETVVVTGTTPVTFADFDVATPTSPIVVSLDDAGTIEFQLYLTRA, encoded by the coding sequence CCTCGTCGCCGTCGCCGTGGTCTTGACCCTCCTGGCCAGCGGCATCGCCTGGTACCTGTTCCGTCCCGCGCCCGATGCAGTCGACATCCAGGCGGCCGTCGACGGTACCACCGAGACGTCCGGCGACACTGCGGCCGCCACCGCGTCGGCCGACGTCAGCGGCACCTGGGCGGTGGACACGACTGTCGCCACGTTCTCGGTCACCGACACCACCGGGACCTTCGTCGGGTTCCGGGTCGCCGAGGAGCTCGCCAACCTCGGGGCGGTGGAGGCCGTGGGCCGCACCCCGGAGGTGACCGGCACCGTCACCCTCGACGGGACCACGCTGACCGCCGGGGAGATCACCGCCGACCTCACGGCGATGGTCAGCGACGAGTCCCGCCGCGAGGACGCCATCCAGGAGGCGCTGGGGACCAGCACCTCCCCCACCGCGACGTTCACCGTCACCGAAGCCGTCGACCTGGGCTCGGACCTGTCCGACGGCCAGGTCGTCGACGTGACCGTGCCCGGCACCCTCACCGTCAACGGCGTCTCCCGAACCGTCGACGTCACCATGCAGGTCGTGCGCTCGGGCGAGACGGTGGTGGTCACCGGCACGACCCCGGTCACCTTCGCCGACTTCGACGTCGCGACCCCCACCTCACCCATCGTGGTCTCCCTCGACGACGCCGGGACGATCGAGTTCCAGCTCTACCTCACCAGGGCCTGA
- a CDS encoding sensor histidine kinase — protein MSLRLRLVAALVVLLAVGIAGYGAVTYRAFADRELAGLDTDIRSAIPALARQLDVAAGRHVDVPVPGPDADGTRPDGESPRPEGAPGGVAGIVQPDVPRGTYAELRDPRGEVLVTRTPTGDDRPDLRDVPIPAAGFEIRTAPGADGDGDRWRVVVERRPDETVLVAAAPMGALDRALRGLLLIEVVGGLGLVVLLGGGAWTILRRGLRPLDRIADTAASITAGSLDQRVPTAPGEPTETRQVATAINGMLDDLSRAFAERQATEAKLRRFVADASHELRTPLTSIQGYAELFRIGADSQHVDTPTILRRVEEEAGRMRHLVEDLLTLARLDEPRPLDVGPVDLSIIAADACSDAAALDASREVTLDVPGPVVVTGQDPALRQAATNLLANALRHTPAGTPVEVATATRDGHGTLTVTDHGPGLSAEGAARAFDRFWQADAARTGHGAGLGLSIVQAVAQAHGGHVTAGNAAHGGATFTLAIPLVEPPDDADPGADPDV, from the coding sequence GTGAGCCTCCGCCTCCGCCTCGTCGCCGCCCTGGTGGTCCTGCTGGCCGTTGGGATCGCCGGGTACGGCGCGGTCACCTACCGGGCGTTCGCCGACCGGGAGCTCGCGGGGCTGGACACCGACATCCGGAGCGCCATCCCGGCGCTCGCCCGCCAGCTGGACGTGGCGGCCGGACGCCACGTCGACGTGCCGGTCCCCGGTCCCGACGCAGACGGGACCAGGCCCGACGGCGAGAGCCCACGACCGGAGGGCGCGCCCGGCGGGGTGGCCGGCATCGTGCAGCCCGACGTCCCGCGCGGCACGTACGCCGAGCTCCGCGACCCCCGAGGCGAGGTCCTCGTCACCCGCACCCCGACGGGTGACGACCGGCCTGACCTGCGCGACGTCCCGATCCCGGCGGCGGGCTTCGAGATCCGCACCGCCCCTGGCGCCGACGGGGACGGGGACCGCTGGCGGGTCGTGGTGGAGCGCCGCCCGGACGAGACCGTGCTCGTCGCCGCCGCGCCGATGGGCGCACTCGACCGGGCGCTGCGGGGCCTCCTGCTGATCGAGGTCGTCGGCGGTCTCGGGCTGGTCGTGCTGCTCGGCGGTGGGGCGTGGACCATCCTGCGCAGGGGTCTGCGACCGCTCGACCGCATCGCCGACACCGCGGCGTCGATCACGGCCGGCAGCCTCGACCAGCGCGTGCCCACCGCCCCGGGCGAGCCGACCGAGACCCGCCAGGTCGCCACCGCCATCAACGGGATGCTCGACGACCTCTCCCGGGCCTTCGCAGAACGGCAGGCCACCGAGGCGAAGCTCCGCCGCTTCGTCGCCGACGCCTCCCACGAGCTGCGCACCCCCCTCACGTCCATCCAGGGCTACGCCGAGCTGTTCCGCATCGGCGCCGACTCCCAACACGTCGACACCCCCACGATCCTGCGGCGGGTCGAGGAGGAGGCCGGACGGATGCGCCACCTGGTCGAGGACCTCCTCACCCTCGCCCGGCTCGACGAGCCGAGACCGCTCGACGTGGGACCCGTGGACCTCTCGATCATCGCCGCCGACGCCTGCAGCGACGCCGCCGCGCTGGACGCCTCCCGCGAGGTCACCCTCGACGTCCCCGGCCCGGTCGTCGTCACCGGGCAGGACCCGGCGCTCCGCCAGGCCGCCACCAACCTGCTGGCCAACGCCCTCCGCCACACCCCCGCCGGCACACCGGTCGAGGTCGCCACCGCCACGCGCGACGGCCACGGCACCCTCACCGTCACCGACCACGGCCCAGGCCTCTCGGCCGAGGGCGCCGCCCGGGCCTTCGACCGGTTCTGGCAGGCCGACGCGGCCCGCACGGGGCACGGCGCCGGCCTGGGCCTGTCCATCGTCCAAGCCGTCGCCCAGGCGCACGGCGGCCACGTCACCGCGGGCAACGCCGCGCACGGCGGCGCCACGTTCACCCTCGCCATCCCCCTCGTCGAACCCCCCGACGACGCCGACCCCGGAGCCGACCCCGATGTCTGA
- a CDS encoding response regulator transcription factor, whose amino-acid sequence MSEAPTILTVDDEVHIRELVRMGLAVHGYHVVEAADGRGALEALAAHEPDLVVLDVMMPGLDGFEVARRIRAGTGPSRQVPIIFLTARDETTDKVAGLRLGSDDYLTKPFSIEELAARVDAVLRRSGLAATATADRLEVAGLVLDDATHEVWRDGERIDLTATEFRLLHHLMRSSPRVVTRAQILHAVWDYSFTSNASVLDTYISYLRQKVDAGRPALIQTVRGVGYSLRPPRD is encoded by the coding sequence ATGTCTGAGGCCCCCACCATCCTCACCGTCGACGACGAGGTGCACATCCGCGAGCTCGTGCGGATGGGGCTGGCCGTCCACGGCTACCACGTCGTGGAGGCCGCCGACGGTCGCGGCGCGCTCGAGGCCCTCGCCGCCCACGAGCCCGACCTGGTCGTGCTCGACGTGATGATGCCGGGGTTGGACGGCTTCGAGGTGGCCCGGCGCATCCGGGCGGGCACCGGCCCCAGCCGGCAGGTGCCGATCATCTTCCTCACCGCCCGCGACGAGACCACCGACAAGGTGGCGGGGTTGCGACTGGGCAGCGACGACTACCTCACCAAGCCGTTCTCCATCGAGGAGCTCGCCGCCCGCGTGGACGCCGTGCTGCGCCGCAGCGGCCTGGCAGCCACCGCGACCGCCGACCGGCTCGAGGTCGCCGGACTGGTGCTGGACGACGCCACCCACGAGGTGTGGCGCGACGGCGAGCGGATCGACCTGACCGCCACGGAGTTCCGGCTGCTGCACCACCTCATGCGCAGCTCCCCGCGGGTGGTGACCCGCGCGCAGATCCTCCACGCCGTCTGGGACTACTCGTTCACCTCCAACGCGAGCGTCCTCGACACCTACATCAGCTACCTGCGCCAGAAGGTCGACGCCGGCCGCCCGGCCCTGATCCAGACCGTGCGCGGCGTCGGGTACTCCCTGCGGCCGCCGAGGGACTGA
- a CDS encoding EAL domain-containing protein produces the protein MQAITASDVHEVLDTPGSLRTVFQPIVDLWARRTVGFEALCRVTIREPASPGPWLAAARRAGLGLALESKAFAEALRALPTMRDGRFLSMNLSLEALAWGGVGRRLRDVDPERVVVEITEDVAMPAVPHRDLVLDGLRARGLRLAIDDVGTGYSSLARILEVRPDLIKVDRELVQGCAVDPSRRIVLQMIRDLAASQDGEVIAEGVEDLADLQVVEQIGIRYAQGFLLGRPGDTPTDVVPPAATPRVPARSVDLSAVEAAIATLPLRD, from the coding sequence ATGCAGGCGATCACCGCATCGGATGTCCACGAGGTGCTGGACACGCCCGGGTCCCTCCGCACCGTCTTCCAGCCGATCGTCGACCTCTGGGCGCGACGGACCGTCGGGTTCGAGGCGCTGTGCCGCGTCACGATCCGCGAGCCGGCGTCGCCCGGCCCGTGGCTGGCCGCCGCGCGTCGTGCGGGGCTCGGTCTCGCGCTCGAGTCCAAGGCCTTCGCAGAGGCGCTCCGGGCCCTGCCGACGATGCGCGACGGGCGGTTCCTCAGCATGAACCTCTCGCTCGAGGCGCTCGCCTGGGGCGGGGTCGGGCGGCGCCTGCGGGACGTGGACCCCGAACGCGTCGTCGTGGAGATCACCGAGGACGTCGCGATGCCGGCGGTCCCCCACCGCGACCTGGTGCTCGACGGCCTCCGCGCCCGCGGGCTGCGGTTGGCGATCGACGACGTCGGCACGGGGTACTCGAGCCTGGCGCGGATCCTCGAGGTGCGACCGGATCTGATCAAGGTCGACCGCGAGCTGGTGCAGGGCTGCGCGGTCGACCCGTCGCGGCGCATCGTGCTGCAGATGATCCGCGACCTGGCCGCCAGCCAGGACGGCGAGGTGATCGCGGAGGGCGTCGAGGACCTCGCGGACCTGCAGGTCGTGGAGCAGATCGGCATCCGCTACGCGCAGGGGTTCCTCCTCGGCCGCCCGGGCGACACGCCGACCGACGTCGTGCCGCCGGCCGCGACCCCCCGGGTCCCCGCCCGGAGCGTCGACCTGTCCGCCGTCGAGGCCGCGATCGCGACGCTGCCGCTGCGGGACTGA
- a CDS encoding fasciclin domain-containing protein: MRSTITLRSLMLLLVLAMLAGACAAEEGGDDEADTGASEAAADTGETADPAAQEDASEAMATEEMATEEMATEMTEDAGATDAAVADSTQACDTDAIVEAVEGGAEEGTLDGMTDDPVGTAASNNPVLTTLTAAVTEAGLVDTLNTAEALTVFAPTDCAFAALDPATLDAALADPTGLLTTVLGFHVIPGEQIASADLSGEYTTFTGETLTVEGDMVAGQAQIVVPDIQTANATVHLIDSVMLPPSASGGAEAGATEAG; the protein is encoded by the coding sequence ATGCGATCGACCATCACGCTCCGCAGCCTGATGCTGCTGCTCGTCCTGGCCATGCTGGCCGGTGCCTGCGCCGCGGAGGAGGGCGGCGACGACGAGGCCGACACCGGCGCCAGCGAGGCCGCCGCCGACACCGGCGAGACCGCTGACCCCGCCGCGCAGGAGGACGCCTCCGAGGCGATGGCCACCGAGGAGATGGCCACCGAGGAGATGGCCACCGAGATGACCGAGGACGCGGGGGCCACCGACGCCGCCGTCGCGGACTCGACCCAGGCCTGTGACACCGACGCGATCGTCGAGGCCGTCGAGGGCGGTGCCGAGGAGGGCACGCTCGACGGGATGACCGACGACCCGGTGGGGACCGCGGCCTCCAACAACCCGGTCCTGACCACCCTGACGGCCGCCGTCACCGAGGCCGGCCTGGTCGACACCCTGAACACGGCCGAGGCCCTGACGGTCTTCGCGCCGACCGACTGCGCGTTCGCGGCCCTCGACCCCGCGACCCTCGACGCGGCGCTCGCCGACCCGACCGGGCTGCTGACCACCGTCCTCGGCTTCCACGTCATCCCGGGCGAGCAGATCGCCTCCGCCGACCTCTCCGGTGAGTACACCACCTTCACCGGTGAGACCCTCACCGTCGAGGGCGACATGGTCGCCGGCCAGGCCCAGATCGTCGTGCCCGACATCCAGACCGCCAACGCGACCGTCCACCTGATCGACTCCGTCATGCTGCCGCCGAGCGCCAGCGGCGGTGCCGAGGCGGGCGCCACCGAGGCCGGGTAG
- the paaZ gene encoding phenylacetic acid degradation bifunctional protein PaaZ, translated as MQLESYVRGRWEAGEGVQVEMRDAATGAPVATASSSGLDFAGILAHGRDVGGPALRAMTLHERAVAVKDVAADLMAHREDFAELSFATGATRADRGFDVEGGIVTARSVSSAARRGLPNAHVVHDGAPEVLSRDGSFIGQHVFTPRHGVMLQINAFNFPVWGMLEKLAPAVIAGLPAVVKPAPQTAYLTAAVVRRIIESGHLPEGALQLVVGEPGELLAHVTSQDVVAFTGSAATARTLKAHPAVVESGAVFNAEQDSLNCAILGPDAEPGSPEFDAFCGEVVAEITAKAGQRCTAIRRALVPDRWADDVAEALAARLADVVVGDPRDEATTVGPLVSLAQRDAVRRAVAELGVHARIVVGDPDGRVAGVDVEAGAFMAPVVLAADDPWATPLHTVEAFGPVATVFGYDGLDEAVALAARGDGSLVGSLFTDDLDVARQVVLGAAAHHGRIHMVNREVVASQSGHGSPMPTMVHGGPGRAGGGEELGGIRGILHLMQRTALQGPPSLITGATRTWLPGADAQRTEVHPMAKTLEEVQVGDQVVVGPREVTLADIEAFADSTGDRFYAHVDADAVADHPFFEGRVAHGYLLLSWAAGMFVHAPKGPLLANQGLNDLHFGAPVYPGDAITVTLTCKSKSPRTDQPYGEVRWDTRITNGDGAEVASYELLTVVAKGGDA; from the coding sequence ATGCAGCTGGAGAGCTACGTCCGAGGACGCTGGGAAGCCGGGGAGGGGGTGCAGGTCGAGATGCGCGACGCGGCCACCGGCGCGCCCGTGGCGACCGCGTCGTCCTCCGGCCTCGACTTCGCCGGGATCCTGGCGCACGGCCGCGACGTGGGGGGTCCGGCCCTGCGCGCGATGACCCTGCACGAGCGGGCGGTCGCCGTGAAGGACGTGGCAGCGGACCTGATGGCGCACCGGGAGGACTTCGCCGAGCTGTCCTTCGCCACCGGTGCGACCAGGGCCGACCGGGGTTTCGACGTGGAGGGCGGGATCGTGACCGCCCGGTCGGTGTCCTCGGCGGCGCGACGGGGGCTGCCCAACGCCCACGTGGTCCACGACGGGGCGCCGGAGGTCCTCAGCCGGGACGGGTCGTTCATCGGCCAGCACGTCTTCACGCCGCGCCACGGCGTGATGCTGCAGATCAACGCCTTCAACTTCCCCGTGTGGGGGATGCTCGAGAAGCTGGCGCCCGCCGTCATCGCCGGCCTGCCGGCGGTGGTGAAGCCCGCGCCGCAGACGGCGTACCTGACCGCCGCCGTGGTGCGGCGGATCATCGAGTCGGGCCACCTGCCCGAGGGGGCGCTCCAGCTTGTGGTGGGCGAGCCCGGTGAGCTGCTCGCCCACGTGACCAGCCAGGACGTCGTGGCCTTCACCGGCTCGGCGGCCACCGCCCGGACGTTGAAGGCGCATCCCGCGGTGGTCGAGTCCGGCGCGGTCTTCAACGCCGAGCAGGACTCGCTCAACTGCGCGATCCTCGGTCCGGACGCCGAGCCCGGCAGCCCCGAGTTCGACGCCTTCTGCGGCGAGGTGGTGGCCGAGATCACCGCGAAGGCCGGGCAGCGTTGCACCGCGATCCGGCGGGCCCTCGTGCCCGACCGGTGGGCCGACGACGTGGCCGAGGCGCTCGCGGCGCGGCTGGCCGACGTCGTCGTCGGCGACCCGCGCGACGAGGCGACCACCGTCGGTCCGCTCGTGAGCCTGGCCCAGCGCGACGCGGTGCGCCGGGCCGTCGCCGAGCTGGGGGTGCACGCCCGCATCGTCGTCGGCGACCCCGACGGTCGCGTCGCCGGGGTGGACGTCGAGGCCGGCGCGTTCATGGCGCCGGTCGTGCTGGCCGCGGACGACCCCTGGGCCACCCCGCTGCACACCGTGGAGGCGTTCGGGCCCGTCGCCACCGTCTTCGGCTACGACGGACTCGACGAGGCGGTCGCGCTGGCGGCCCGCGGCGACGGCAGCCTGGTCGGGTCGCTGTTCACCGACGACCTGGACGTCGCCCGGCAGGTGGTGCTCGGCGCCGCCGCCCACCACGGCCGCATCCACATGGTCAACCGCGAGGTCGTGGCGTCGCAGTCCGGCCACGGCTCGCCGATGCCGACGATGGTCCACGGGGGGCCGGGCCGGGCCGGGGGCGGTGAGGAGCTCGGCGGCATCCGCGGGATCCTCCACCTGATGCAGCGCACGGCCCTGCAGGGGCCGCCGTCGCTGATCACCGGTGCCACCCGCACGTGGCTGCCGGGGGCGGACGCCCAGCGGACCGAGGTCCACCCGATGGCGAAGACCCTCGAGGAGGTCCAGGTCGGCGACCAGGTCGTCGTCGGCCCGCGGGAGGTCACCCTGGCGGACATCGAGGCGTTCGCCGACTCCACGGGCGACCGCTTCTACGCCCACGTGGACGCCGACGCCGTCGCCGACCACCCGTTCTTCGAGGGTCGGGTCGCGCACGGCTACCTGCTGCTCAGCTGGGCCGCCGGGATGTTCGTCCACGCGCCGAAGGGGCCGTTGCTGGCCAACCAGGGGCTGAACGACCTGCACTTCGGCGCTCCCGTGTACCCCGGCGACGCGATCACCGTCACCCTCACCTGCAAGTCCAAGAGCCCGCGGACCGACCAGCCCTACGGCGAGGTCCGCTGGGACACCCGGATCACCAACGGCGATGGCGCGGAGGTCGCGAGCTACGAGCTGTTGACCGTCGTCGCCAAGGGCGGCGACGCCTGA
- a CDS encoding low molecular weight protein-tyrosine-phosphatase has product MTTKILMVCLGNICRSPTAEAALRHAAAEAGVDVEVDSAGTAAYHVGEPADPRMVDAASGVGMALTSVARQVADADFADFDLIVAMDRSNLEELRRRAPDEAALAKLRLLRDFTDEPGTDVPDPYYGGPEGFAEVVRIVRDGARGILASLPAGSR; this is encoded by the coding sequence ATGACGACGAAGATCCTGATGGTCTGCCTCGGGAACATCTGCCGCTCCCCCACCGCCGAGGCCGCGCTCCGGCACGCCGCCGCCGAGGCGGGCGTCGACGTCGAGGTGGACTCCGCCGGGACCGCCGCGTACCACGTCGGCGAGCCCGCCGACCCGCGGATGGTGGACGCCGCCAGCGGCGTCGGCATGGCGCTCACGTCCGTCGCACGCCAGGTCGCCGACGCCGACTTCGCCGACTTCGACCTGATCGTCGCGATGGACCGCTCGAACCTCGAGGAGCTGCGCCGCCGCGCGCCGGACGAGGCCGCCCTGGCCAAGCTGCGGCTGCTGCGCGACTTCACCGATGAGCCGGGCACCGACGTCCCCGACCCCTACTACGGAGGACCCGAGGGGTTCGCCGAGGTCGTGCGGATCGTGCGGGACGGCGCGCGCGGGATCCTGGCCTCGTTGCCGGCTGGGAGCCGCTAG
- a CDS encoding acyl-CoA dehydrogenase, which translates to MTYRAPVKDMLFTLEHVARLDEIQGMAAFAHADAELVEGLLREAGRFYAEVVAPTNVDGDTQGSVLRDGEVVTPDSFKAAYDAYVQSGWGALQFPERFGGGGFPTAVALAAKEMLTSANMAFSLNPLLTTGAVVDLLAHGDDHLQQTFMPKMISGEWAGTMNLSEPQAGSDVGALTTKAVPNDDGTYSITGTKIWITWGEHDLTENICHLVLARLPDAPPGTKGISLFLVPKFLVRDDGSLGERNGVQVVSIEEKLGIHASPTCVMEYDRAVGYIVGQPNEGMRQMFTMMNDARLGVGLQGLAIAERAYQDAVAYAWERRQGKAPGDEDLEAGQSRIVAHPDVRRQLLTMRSQIEAMRALTYRNAAALDFAHHADDEARAERERKLADLLTPLSKAWCTDLGVELTSIAIQIHGGMGYVEETGVARHFRDARIAPIYEGTNGIQAMDLVGRKLPMDGGAFVKGLLAEVRELAGTLDDDAYGQLGTQLGRALDAVEEAIEWLVTNRTDFAMSFGGATPFLRMMAVTLGGWLLAIQAQAAKAAIDAGGDDPFLSDKLATVRFYAANVLPTVGGLLDSVTAGSADLFTIDSQRLQSA; encoded by the coding sequence ATGACCTACCGCGCCCCCGTCAAGGACATGCTGTTCACCCTCGAGCACGTGGCCCGGCTCGACGAGATCCAGGGGATGGCGGCGTTCGCGCACGCCGACGCCGAACTGGTCGAGGGGCTCCTCCGGGAGGCTGGCCGGTTCTACGCCGAGGTGGTCGCCCCCACCAACGTCGACGGTGACACCCAGGGCTCGGTGCTGCGCGACGGCGAGGTCGTCACGCCGGACTCGTTCAAGGCGGCCTACGACGCCTACGTGCAGTCGGGGTGGGGGGCGCTGCAGTTCCCCGAGCGCTTCGGTGGGGGCGGGTTCCCGACCGCGGTCGCCCTGGCGGCGAAGGAGATGCTCACGTCGGCCAACATGGCCTTCAGCCTGAACCCGCTGCTGACCACCGGCGCCGTCGTCGACCTGCTCGCCCACGGCGACGACCACCTCCAGCAGACCTTCATGCCGAAGATGATCAGCGGCGAGTGGGCCGGGACGATGAACCTGTCCGAGCCCCAGGCGGGGTCGGACGTCGGTGCCCTGACCACCAAGGCCGTCCCGAACGACGACGGGACCTACTCGATCACCGGGACGAAGATCTGGATCACCTGGGGCGAGCACGACCTGACCGAGAACATCTGCCACCTGGTCCTGGCCCGGCTGCCCGACGCCCCCCCGGGCACCAAGGGCATCTCGCTGTTCCTGGTCCCCAAGTTCCTGGTCCGCGACGACGGGTCGCTGGGTGAGCGCAACGGCGTGCAGGTGGTGTCGATCGAGGAGAAGCTCGGCATCCACGCCTCCCCCACCTGCGTGATGGAGTACGACCGGGCCGTCGGGTACATCGTCGGCCAGCCCAACGAGGGCATGCGCCAGATGTTCACGATGATGAACGACGCTCGACTCGGCGTGGGCCTGCAGGGCCTGGCGATCGCCGAGCGCGCCTACCAGGACGCCGTGGCCTACGCCTGGGAGCGCCGGCAGGGCAAGGCCCCCGGCGACGAGGACCTCGAGGCGGGGCAGTCCCGCATCGTCGCCCACCCCGACGTGCGGCGTCAGCTCCTGACGATGCGGTCCCAGATCGAGGCGATGCGGGCGCTGACCTACCGCAACGCCGCCGCGCTCGACTTCGCCCACCACGCCGACGACGAGGCGCGGGCGGAGCGCGAGCGCAAGCTGGCCGACCTGCTGACCCCGCTGTCGAAGGCGTGGTGCACCGACCTGGGCGTGGAGCTCACGTCGATCGCGATCCAGATCCACGGCGGCATGGGCTACGTCGAGGAGACCGGGGTCGCCCGGCACTTCAGGGACGCCCGGATCGCCCCGATCTACGAGGGCACCAACGGCATCCAGGCGATGGACCTCGTCGGCCGCAAGCTGCCGATGGACGGCGGCGCGTTCGTCAAGGGGCTGCTGGCCGAGGTGCGCGAGCTGGCCGGCACCCTCGACGACGACGCCTACGGCCAGCTCGGGACCCAGCTCGGCCGGGCGCTCGACGCGGTCGAGGAGGCCATCGAGTGGCTGGTCACCAACCGCACCGACTTCGCCATGTCCTTCGGCGGGGCCACGCCGTTCCTCCGCATGATGGCCGTGACCCTCGGCGGGTGGCTGCTGGCGATCCAGGCGCAGGCCGCGAAGGCCGCGATCGACGCGGGCGGCGACGACCCGTTCCTGTCCGACAAGCTGGCCACGGTCCGGTTCTACGCCGCGAACGTCCTGCCGACGGTCGGCGGCCTGCTCGACTCGGTGACCGCCGGCTCGGCGGACCTCTTCACCATCGACTCCCAGCGGCTGCAGAGCGCCTGA
- a CDS encoding AAA family ATPase — protein sequence MDTEDFARTYAAFLRHVIALEPAEDTPISRLIREHLEVDPRALAVIALSLPAHDHPNLQRAIDAWAASPGRDVTVLGLGIPNRRFNPMSLGELLQPVQRGLHGGAVVDVGPVDYRSCPVSLTESLSCIQHGLVLMVDGDVPLVALVHGPTEHSEDLEVELLAAEAPTAERVVAELRDLVREHDVHRGQAIVLGTRHGPYHAGSPTVEFVATEVVARDDVILPAGALEQIEQQTLGVTQRAAALRAAGQPLKRGLLLYGPPGTGKTHTLTHLMGRMPDRTTIVLSGTAFGMIAPAAEMARALAPSMLVMEDVDLVAQERDIGPQGTQPLLFELLNEMDGIGPDADVIFALTTNRADLLEPALAQRPGRIDLAVEIPLPDADGRRRLLATYGRGFDLTDADRDAVVTRTDGVTASFLRELCRRAVLHAAGPDGPVPTVGAAHVSAALDELLGNADELRRRMTGSAGGRAGFA from the coding sequence GTGGACACCGAGGACTTCGCCCGCACCTACGCCGCCTTCCTGCGCCACGTGATCGCGCTCGAGCCGGCCGAGGACACGCCGATCAGCCGTCTGATCCGCGAGCACCTCGAGGTGGATCCGCGCGCTCTCGCCGTCATCGCCCTGTCCCTCCCGGCCCACGACCACCCGAACCTCCAGCGGGCCATCGATGCCTGGGCCGCGTCTCCTGGCCGCGACGTCACGGTCCTCGGACTCGGGATCCCCAACCGCCGCTTCAACCCGATGTCCCTCGGGGAGCTGCTCCAGCCGGTCCAGAGGGGGCTGCACGGCGGCGCCGTCGTGGACGTCGGTCCGGTGGACTACCGCTCGTGTCCGGTGTCGCTGACGGAATCGCTCTCGTGCATCCAGCACGGGTTGGTGCTCATGGTCGACGGCGACGTCCCCCTCGTGGCGCTCGTGCACGGTCCCACGGAGCACAGCGAGGACCTGGAGGTCGAGCTCCTCGCGGCAGAGGCACCCACGGCCGAGCGCGTCGTGGCGGAGCTGCGCGACCTGGTCCGCGAGCACGACGTCCACCGCGGGCAGGCCATCGTCCTCGGCACCCGCCACGGGCCGTACCACGCCGGCAGCCCGACCGTCGAGTTCGTCGCGACCGAGGTCGTCGCGCGCGACGACGTGATCCTCCCCGCGGGCGCGCTCGAGCAGATCGAGCAGCAGACCCTCGGCGTCACCCAGCGCGCGGCTGCCCTCCGCGCCGCCGGCCAGCCCCTGAAGCGCGGTCTGCTGCTGTACGGACCCCCGGGCACCGGCAAGACGCACACCCTCACGCACCTCATGGGGCGGATGCCGGACCGGACGACGATCGTCCTGTCCGGGACCGCGTTCGGCATGATCGCCCCGGCGGCGGAGATGGCCCGCGCGCTGGCCCCGTCGATGCTGGTGATGGAGGACGTCGACCTGGTCGCCCAGGAGCGTGACATCGGACCGCAGGGCACCCAACCCCTCCTCTTCGAGCTGCTGAACGAGATGGACGGCATCGGCCCGGACGCCGATGTCATCTTCGCCCTCACGACCAACCGCGCCGACCTGCTCGAACCCGCGCTCGCCCAACGCCCCGGCCGCATCGACCTCGCCGTCGAGATCCCGCTGCCCGACGCCGACGGCCGGCGGCGCCTCCTCGCCACCTACGGGCGCGGCTTCGACCTGACCGATGCCGACCGGGACGCCGTCGTCACGCGCACGGACGGGGTCACGGCGTCGTTCCTCCGCGAGCTCTGCCGCCGGGCCGTGCTGCACGCCGCCGGGCCGGACGGTCCGGTCCCCACCGTCGGTGCCGCCCACGTCTCCGCCGCGCTCGATGAGCTGCTGGGGAACGCCGACGAGCTCCGCCGGCGGATGACGGGCAGCGCCGGCGGCAGGGCCGGGTTCGCCTGA